In the Hevea brasiliensis isolate MT/VB/25A 57/8 chromosome 8, ASM3005281v1, whole genome shotgun sequence genome, tgttAAGAAAATACACTCGCATACATCAACCTTGTGTACCTGTGATAAGAGAATTTGTAAGAATGgccactaataataataataataataataataataataataataataatatatgattaaggaacaaatttttgctgTGTTATAAGCTTTCTTTTTTATTTGAAACTGGAAAAGAGGATTAGTTTATTACCTGCTAATGGAAGTGAACTTGCAGCTTCTTTCTACCATGGTAATCCAGTCCCTGAGATTTTGTTTCTGATAGAAGAGAGCTGAGCAACAATATCACCAATATTCATGCGCTCTTGTGGTGATTCAGCAGAACAAGATATTCCAATTTCAAATATTGAAATCAAGCACTCAATAAACATGTTGTTTCTTATGTTCCCAAGATTGTGATAATGAACCGATGTTGCATTTGCATTGGATCGTATCTGAGGAACGTTGATGTTGGGATCTAGAATTTGAGTCACTTGTTCTGGCaaagctctcttaacaaaattgtGAAGGCTCATACCTTCTTGAAACATGTGATCAGTAGGTCTCTTTCCCATGAACATCTCCAACAAGATTATGCCAAAGCTAAAAATGTCACCTGATGTTGATACTTGACTTCCCATGCCATACTCTAAATACATGCATGATCAAATATATAAATTGAGTTTCCTTTGAAATATATGAATACAATTAATAATTCTTCTTGCAAGTACTCAAATACGAGTCACAATTGGAGCCAAAGCcaaatgaataataataataatgaaatatttcatgttaaataaataaataagtatatatatatatatatatatatatatatatatatatatatatttatatatttatatttatatttatatatatttacttATAATTACCTGGAGGACAATAACCGATAGTTCCTCTTACTGCATTGGAGCTGGATTGATTGGTAGAACAACTAGGGGTGGCATTAGAAAGGAACTTGACTAATCCAAAATCGCTTACATGTGCAGTCATTTCTTCATTAAGAAGAATATTGCTTGGTTTTAGATCACAATGAACAATTGGTGTTCCACAATGATGTTGAAGATATTCCAATGCACAAGCAATATCAATGGCAATATTCAGTCTTTGGAGAACACTTAAAGTCCTTGGTACTTCATCTAATCCAACAGCTGGATGCAACCAATCATCTAAGCTTCCATTGACCATGAACTCATAAACCAAAGCTTTGAAATCATTACCATGATAATCAACACTAGAACAGGCTGTGAGCACTTTGACAAGATTTCGATGTCTAACATTCCGTAAGACCTCACATTCAGCTATAAAATTCTTTAAAGCTTCTCGATTCATGAGCTTAAACACCTTCACCGCAATCACAATTCCTTCTCGATCAAGAATTCCTTTATATACGCACCCAAAGCTACCTGTACCAATTAAATTATCTGAAGAGAATCCATTCGTAGCTTTGAGAAGACTTTGATAAGACAATTTCAATAGCTCCTTCCCATGAGATATCGATGAagactctctttttctctttcttgatAGGCACAAAAACAAACAAATCAGCACAAGGGTTGCGGCTATAAGCACAGATACTATTGAGATTCTAATCTTCCATGTTGTTGTCAATTCCCACTTCGATTGTTGAAGCTTACAAGGAGGTAGCCCCAAATCATGCATGCCACCACAAAGATTTTTATTTCCTGCAACCGATGTGGCACTTGCGTTCTTGAAAACTCCTTCTATTGGTACAGGACCTTCAAAGTCATTATAAGACAAATCCAACAACTCTAAAGTACTAAACCCATTTAGGAACTCTGGTATCTTTCCTGACAACATGTTATGAGAAAGATTTAATATTTTAAGGCCTCTTAGTGAACTTAGAGATGAAGGAACAGAACCTCGAAGCAAGTTGGCACCCATGTCCAGGAATTCTAGACTTGTACAACTACTAAGACCACTTGGTATCACTCCTGATAACATGTTCTTAGAAAGGTTTAGAACTCCCATGGTTTTTAAATTTTCTACTTCTATGGGAATGGAGCCAGACAAATGATTTCCGGACAAGTCAAGACCCAATGATAAAGGCGAAGATCTAAAAATTTCTGGAGGTATGGGACCACTAAGATTGTTATTTGAAATATGTAATTCTAGCAAATTTTTGCAATTCCCAAGACTCGAAGGGAGCATGCCTTGAAGCTTATTATAAGATAAGTCCATTTGAATTAAATTTGTCATGTTTCCAAAAGAGGAGGGAATAGATTCTGAAAAATCATTATAATGAAGTAACAAGAGACCCAAATTTGGAAGCTTCCCGATGCTAGAAGGAATGGAACCTGACAGGTAGTTCCCTTGTGCAACCAGAATTTCCAATGAAGCACAATCACTAATTGTAGAGGGGATGTTTCCGAAAATTTGATTTTCATTTATGAAAATCGCCTGGAGCTTTTTTGAAAAGTTGCAGAATTGTTCACGAAGCTTCCCTCCAAAGTTATTTTGGTCTATAGCAAATGCCAGTAAATTGGTGGCATTAGTCAAAGTGGAAAGAAACTCCATGTCATCAGCTTTCCCATTTCCTAAATGGTTTTCAGAAACTACTAATTTCCGAAGCCTATGCAACTTTTCAAGAGAAGGCACTCTTCCGATAAAATTATTTCTGCCTAACTGAAGCACTTCTAGACTTGAGGCATTTGAAATTGACGTTGGAATAAAACCAGTAAATTGGTTACCTGAAATGGAGAAGAATTGGAGATTTGGAAGAGAGATGCCTAAGCTCAAGGGAAGACTACCTTCTAAGTTGTTGTGTGCCATGTCTATAACCTCAATCAAAGAAAGGTTGAAGATGGAGGGAGGGAAAGTACCTAAAAACTGATTTTCAAACAAGGATAAAATCCTTAGATTCATCAATTGGCCTAAAGTATCAGGGACAACACCATGTAAAATATTTCTCTTTACATTCAGTTGCTGAAGAGAGGAAAGATTGCCCAAAGATGGTGGGAGAGTCCCTATTAACTTATTGGTGGCTATATTGATTTCTTTGAGCTTTTCCAAGGAACCAAGCCACGTAGGGATTCTTCCTAcaagattattattatttaaataaaagatAACAAGGTTAGAACAATTAGATATGCTAGCAGGAATTTGACCACCAATTGAATTATTGTGAAGAGACAATACTTGCAGTCTGCGCAAATGGCCAATCTCCGTAGGAATCTCTTGGCTAAAGCTATTGTTAAATACGTACAACCCCTTTAAAAAGCTCAAATTACCAACATATGGTGATATGGGACCTGAAAGTTTGAGGGAGCTCAGGTTTAACATTGTGACCCTCTGGTGCCTACGCCCACATGTGACGTAGTCCCACCGGCAGAAGTGAAGAGTGCTATTCCACGAGCTCATGACCCCAAAAGGGTCAGTTATTTTGGCCTTGAGTTCAAGCAAAGCAAGTCGATCTGTATCGTTGTTCCTGTGGATGGCAAAGGCCAGAAGGCTGaagcacaagaaatgaataatcgAAAGGAAGCACAAGGATGAGAAAGACACTGATAAACTCCTGAAAGAAAGCCCCATATATGCTGTTTGAGACTTTCCGAGGGTTTAGATAGGTTGTGGAtggagaaaaaaggaaaaaagattaCTGGAATTGGTAGTTGAATTCATCAAGTAGAACGCATATTTATAGAGATGGTATACATTAATTATGACATTTGAGTCTTTGCAAGATTAGATGCTAAGCTACGAAATTagcggcaaataaaaataataataaaggaaacttataatttagtccttatattttaatgaaactaactaCTTGGTCCCTctattttgaaaaatacactatttagtccttatattttgcTTTCGTTAAATTATTTAGTCATTCAGTCAAATTTTCTATTATTTATGCTATTCAAACTCCTATTTAGtccctgtattttaagaaaattaattaattaatccctatattttcaaaaatactactatttagtccatttattttagtgaaactaatttgTTAGTcaatgtatttttaaaaatatagcattttaaaaattatattattagataaaaatagaaattttacaATGTAAagactaaatttaaatttatatatatatttttaaaattttaatttcttggacatcatttttatattttcactACTAAAAAATAGTTTTCCTTTCTTACTTACAAATTTAagtaaactaattaatttttttgtaccTTCTTTATTAACagatgaaaacaaagaaaaaatgaggGGGAAAATGGTGTGAGCATAGAGGAGAAGCACTATAGAGAGAtagaaataaaagaagataagaaaaaaataaaggggAGAGGATTATGGtagtttaggtataaaaaataattatgagactAAATAGTTAACGGAGTCAAATTAtagagactaactaatatatttttctaaatatatggactaactaattagtttcatcAAAATAGAAtgactaaatagtagtttgaccAGTATTAACTAAAGAAAAAATTGATAGAGAGACTAAACAATTTAACGGAAGTAAAATACAGAGACTAAAtagtgtatttttcaaaatacagaaacTAAGtagttagttttattaaaatctagagattaaataataatttatcctaaaaataaattaagcaattgtaatattttaaagaaaaccgtGTTATTAGAATTTGAATGCATTATTTTCTCCATCATAGATAGACATTAGATCAATGgtgaattttgaattaattagATAAGAAAAATTCACACTTGAaataattataaatgaaaaactTTTTGTATTGGAGAAATGAAAAACAGAAACGGAAACAGCTAGCAAGTAAAGTCCACTTTGTGACACCAGATGAAGAATTATATCCAACTGCCTCAAACGTCTTGGAAGGGCAATACTTCCTTTGACCCGAACTTGAGAGAAAAAGATAGCAAAGTAATGAAAATACAAAACTAACCTCTAATAAAAAGTTTATCGTCTATATATTTAGATTTAGAACTCCGTCTGATGCCTAGATTTTTTTCTGGAAATAAGAAAATATAGttttacttttttaaaaaaatatatatatataattttaattataaaatcgaGCACCTACCATCGTACCAAAATCTTAAGTTTTTAGCAGAGATTTATAGTGTAGTAACTCAAACACCACGTATAGAAAGAATTTGAGCAGGAAGCTTAAACTTTACTTTTAATAGAAGCGTATTTCTAGCCCCTTATAGTATAATAGCTCAAGTGCCATGTACCAAAAAGATTTGAGCATGAAGCTTAAACTTTTAACAGAAATGTAACTCTAACCCTTTATAGTATAGCAGTTCAAACGCTATGAATTAAATGTTGGCCCGCTGTGTTATCCACTCAATGCCAAGAAATTTCAATGGTCTAAAACCTAATAATTCATTTGAGCCCaccaaattattaattttaatcatttaagTCTAATTAGTCACAGTGTTAAATCATAAATGCCAAACAATGCATATCAGCTGCAAGTTTGGGTTAAACTCCATTCCCTGGCTAATTAAGTTCACTTCCTCCGGtttgataattttaatatttttttttattttactttaatcaatcttgaatttaaattttataattttgaaacaaatataatatcactgaattaaaaattaatttataattattttcaatatttttgagatgaataaattattttcaatattaatataataagtgGAAATTACAAAAAGATATATATTGAAAAGTTATGGAaatcattttttattaatatccAAGAACTCAAAACAAAAGTTTTTATAATCATCCAAAATATCATATCCACATTTtaacataaaattattatttatcaataattataaattttatttaatcattTCAATTTAAAAGTTTAGTTATTGAAGGACTGTAACACGTTCAGAACATAAGGATTGATAATATATGGTAAAATTTTTATACGATTCGTCGATGTATTAGAACCCTACTGATTCAAATTAATTgataattgatttttaatttatttaaattttaaatgatttGAATCTCAATAACTTGTAAAATTGAAAAATCCGAAGTCACACAatcatatctcaatcacatcacGTAGCCCATCCAAGCAGTCAACAAtcataattttgaaaaattataatttaatccctACAACTATCCTTTTTGCAGAAACTACCCAtatgagctttaaaaattctaaaattttgtctcacaatccttagtaatattgctaagctaATATAAAAGgatttataattttctaactacccacgaatattttatggacttTTAATCTAAACccaaaactaaataattaaggaaagttagggtttgggctTACTTACGCCAATTTGGATACTGGAAACGTATCCGGGACGTCTACAAAATGGTAggatagcctataatcttgactcgATTTTAAAGTAGCTTCGACTGCCCGTCTGTTCGCCCCGAAAATGCAGACCTAATCGACAGTCGAATTTTCATGAATCGAATGTACCTACGTGAAGCCCATAACATGgtggttagtacataatttttatgaaatttattaagctcatttaatgctcgaaaaaatactgcgaaaTTTTATGGGATCCACCAAAAAACGGtatcgaaaaattttaaaatgggtATTATCGTGAATCTCTCGTCGAGGGGAGCACTTCGGTACTCTAAGATTTTTTGTGGGGTTCacgatttgcgagaaatctagtccaaaagtcaaaatgggctcaaacttcccggataaaaattggacaaatagCTAGATAgatttttgtgttcttggtgtatatggaaagctctcgagttgTAGATGATATTTGGGataagacccggcccaatcgttGATCGGATCGACTGGAATCAGGCTTGGAATCTAAAATGGCACCCACGAGGGGGGTTTTGGCGCGGTTTTCCGGTGACCTAGAGGCCAACCAGCTACGGAGGAGGGGCGGGGAAGGTTGCCGACGATGTGAGGAAGGGAGGGGTGGCGGTGCTTGGCgcagagagagagggaggagagagaaatgagagggagaaggtggcatcggggagagagaagggagaggaagAAAAGAAGGAAATGGGACCAGTTTGATTTGACCGGTTCGATTCGGATTGGTTTAATTCGGctagttcgattcaggatactcgaaattgaatttttactctgccttgggacaaaaacgaggcccaaaaatggTTTGGCTATGTCGTTGGCATGATCTTCTACTTTcttagatttgatgatcatatcatcaatGTAGACCTCAACTGTTCTTCCCTTTTGTTGCCTAAACATCTGGTCTATGAGCCTTTGATATGTTGCTCTAGCATTCTTTAATCTAAAAGGCATCGCTTTGTAGCAATACACCCTTGAGTCTATCAGGGCAGCTACACTTTTTTTCGATGTAACAAACATAAAACTTCATGCAAGAAAAGGCATTTTTTTATACGATAAATTTGACTAATAATATAAAAGTAAGGGAAAAATCAACAACAGAAAGCATCCAACCAACAGGTCCACCCCATACACTCACATATATTTCAACCAACTGTTGATGAACCTCACAATGTACAAAGCAAGAGAAGCAAAAGAATATGACAAAATAGAGAAAAGGAGAGATGGAAGTCTCAAAGCCTCTAGAAATACAATCAGATCCTCCTATCAATATCTTCCCATCAATTTTTGCAAGGTGATCAGCAAATGAGTTTGCTTCACTGGTGCGTGTACAATGGTCACGTGGCAGGGATGGCATCACATTAAGGCAACATGTTATTGTGTAGAACAACTGGTATTTATTTTCTATCTAGAGTCGTCAACCTTGTGCACCTGTGATAAAAGAAGTTGAAAGAATGATCACTGTGAACAAAACAACGAATAaaataataatgatgatgatgatgatgttataagccttttttttttttaatttgaaacaggaagagaggattattattttattacctgcTAATGGAAGTGAACTTGCAAATTCTTCCTACCATTGTAATCAAGTCTCTAAGATTTTCTTTCGAATGAAAGAGAGTTGAGCAACAATATCACCAATATTCATGCGCTCTTGTGGTGATTCAGCAGAACAAGAGATTCCAATTTCAAATATTGAAATCAAGCACTCAATAAACATGTTGTTTCTCATGTTCCCAAGATTGTGGTTATGAACTGATGTTGCATTTGCATTGGGTTGTATATGAGGAAGGTTGTTCTTCGGATCTAGAATTTGTGTCACTTCTTCAGGTAaggctctcttaacaaaattgtGAAGATTCATACCATCTTTGAACATGTGATCAGTAGGGCTCTTTCCCGTGAACATCTCCAACATAAGTATGCCAAAGCTAAAAATATCACCTGATGTTGATACTTGACTTCCCATACCATATTCTACAATATATACACAATCACATAGTTAAATTGAGTCTGCTTAGAAATATATGAATACAAGGACTTTTCTTCAAGGTTGTAATTAAGGCCTCGAATTTGAGTTATTGTAGGAGCCAAAGCCAAATCAATAGAAAAAAGCATAATACAATCCTGAAATGGCAATATAAACAAATAAGACAAATGaaattcattttaaaaatatatttattttatttataattacctGGAGGACAATAACCAATAGTTCCTCTTACTCCAACAGAGCTGGATTGATTTGTATAACCAAGGGTGACATTGGAAAGAAGCTTCACTAATCCAAAATCACTTACATGTGCAGTCATTTCTTCATCGAGAAGGATATTACTTGGTTTTAGATCACAATGAACGATTACTGTTCCACAATGATGTTGAAGATATTCCAATGCACAAGCAATATCAATGGCAATATTCAGCTTTTGGAGAACACTTAAAGTCCTTGGTACTTCATCTAATCCAAGAGTTGAATGCAACCAACCATCTAAGCTTCCATTGACCATGAAATCATAAACCAAAGCTTTGAAATCATTACCATGATAATCAACACCTGAACAAGATGTGAGCACTTTGACAAGATTTCGATGTCTAACATTTCGTAATACCTCACATTCAGCTATAAAACTCTTTGAAGCTTCTCGATTAATAAGCTTAAACACCTTCACCGCAACCACAGTTCCTCCTTGATCAAGAATTCCTTTATAAACTGACCCAAAGCTACCTGTACCAATTAAATTGTCTGAAGAGAATCCATTAGTAGCTTTGAGAAGACTTTGATAAGACAACTTCAATAGCTCCTTCCCATGAGATGTTGAGGAagattctctttttctctttcttgatGGGCACAGAAAGA is a window encoding:
- the LOC131182472 gene encoding probable LRR receptor-like serine/threonine-protein kinase At3g47570 yields the protein MGLSFRSLSVSFSSLCFLSIIHFLCFSLLAFAIHRNNDTDRLALLELKAKITDPFGVMSSWNSTLHFCRWDYVTCGRRHQRVTMLNLSSLKLSGPISPYVGNLSFLKGLYVFNNSFSQEIPTEIGHLRRLQVLSLHNNSIGGQIPASISNCSNLVIFYLNNNNLVGRIPTWLGSLEKLKEINIATNKLIGTLPPSLGNLSSLQQLNVKRNILHGVVPDTLGQLMNLRILSLFENQFLGTFPPSIFNLSLIEVIDMAHNNLEGSLPLSLGISLPNLQFFSISGNQFTGFIPTSISNASSLEVLQLGRNNFIGRVPSLEKLHRLRKLVVSENHLGNGKADDMEFLSTLTNATNLLAFAIDQNNFGGKLREQFCNFSKKLQAIFINENQIFGNIPSTISDCASLEILVAQGNYLSGSIPSSIGKLPNLGLLLLHYNDFSESIPSSFGNMTNLIQMDLSYNKLQGMLPSSLGNCKNLLELHISNNNLSGPIPPEIFRSSPLSLGLDLSGNHLSGSIPIEVENLKTMGVLNLSKNMLSGVIPSGLSSCTSLEFLDMGANLLRGSVPSSLSSLRGLKILNLSHNMLSGKIPEFLNGFSTLELLDLSYNDFEGPVPIEGVFKNASATSVAGNKNLCGGMHDLGLPPCKLQQSKWELTTTWKIRISIVSVLIAATLVLICLFLCLSRKRKRESSSISHGKELLKLSYQSLLKATNGFSSDNLIGTGSFGCVYKGILDREGIVIAVKVFKLMNREALKNFIAECEVLRNVRHRNLVKVLTACSSVDYHGNDFKALVYEFMVNGSLDDWLHPAVGLDEVPRTLSVLQRLNIAIDIACALEYLQHHCGTPIVHCDLKPSNILLNEEMTAHVSDFGLVKFLSNATPSCSTNQSSSNAVRGTIGYCPPEYGMGSQVSTSGDIFSFGIILLEMFMGKRPTDHMFQEGMSLHNFVKRALPEQVTQILDPNINVPQIRSNANATSVHYHNLGNIRNNMFIECLISIFEIGISCSAESPQERMNIGDIVAQLSSIRNKISGTGLPW